One genomic region from Candidatus Omnitrophota bacterium encodes:
- a CDS encoding biopolymer transporter ExbD: MKFKRRVKLEKGMLDLTPMVNIFFLLFVFFLFTSSFIFQPGISVSLPKAVTSEVVQQDNVVVTITKDDKMYLEDREISEDELVSRLKILTKEKVGLLIKADSRAPLGRVVSIWDACRREGVSQINIATNQ, from the coding sequence ATGAAGTTTAAGCGCCGCGTGAAGCTGGAAAAAGGCATGCTTGATCTTACTCCTATGGTGAATATATTTTTTCTTCTTTTTGTGTTTTTTCTATTCACATCAAGTTTTATATTCCAGCCGGGAATAAGTGTGAGCCTTCCAAAAGCGGTAACAAGTGAGGTAGTGCAGCAGGATAATGTCGTGGTTACCATAACAAAAGACGACAAGATGTATCTCGAAGACAGGGAAATTTCCGAAGATGAGCTTGTTTCGCGCCTTAAGATCCTTACAAAGGAAAAAGTGGGGCTGCTCATAAAAGCTGATTCGCGCGCGCCACTGGGCCGCGTAGTGAGCATATGGGACGCATGCCGCAGAGAAGGCGTGTCTCAAATAAATATAGCGACAAACCAATAG
- a CDS encoding MotA/TolQ/ExbB proton channel family protein, with the protein MWDMIQKGGPVMYLIIILSIIAFGVIIERIYSFNRARVDAQKFMDEILKHLKRNKIIEAIEMCNQTPGPIAHIIKAGILKHDRSKPEIKEAIDEAAQLEIPRLEKHLPIIATIAHITPLLGLLGTVSGMIKAFQAIQFKALTMTPVNPGDLSGGIWEALLATLAGLAVAIPTYVAYNYLVNQADNLVYDMERSATDLVNLLSSRRDTYEV; encoded by the coding sequence ATGTGGGATATGATACAAAAAGGCGGCCCGGTGATGTATCTGATAATAATCTTATCCATAATAGCTTTCGGGGTAATAATCGAAAGGATATATAGTTTCAACAGGGCAAGGGTGGATGCCCAGAAATTTATGGATGAGATACTGAAGCACCTTAAGCGCAATAAGATTATTGAAGCCATAGAAATGTGCAATCAGACGCCGGGGCCCATAGCGCATATAATAAAGGCAGGCATATTAAAACATGACCGGTCGAAGCCGGAGATAAAAGAGGCTATAGATGAAGCGGCGCAGCTTGAAATACCGCGTCTTGAAAAACACCTTCCGATAATAGCTACAATAGCCCACATCACTCCGCTTTTAGGATTATTGGGAACCGTGAGCGGCATGATAAAGGCATTTCAGGCCATTCAGTTCAAGGCGCTTACGATGACGCCTGTGAATCCAGGTGATCTTTCCGGCGGTATATGGGAAGCGCTCCTCGCGACGTTGGCCGGGCTGGCGGTAGCCATACCGACTTATGTGGCTTACAACTATCTCGTTAATCAGGCCGATAACCTTGTGTACGATATGGAGAGGAGCGCTACGGATCTGGTAAATCTGCTATCTTCGCGAAGGGATACGTATGAAGTTTAA
- a CDS encoding tetratricopeptide repeat protein, whose product MVIMLFLLVSSFCFAQGGEEAEFIFAKKAFSDGFYALAQENIEDFLDKYPETPRVYEVRLLLGRCFYYQNNFRRASYEFNIVLDSPSAIALQDGALYWIGDIYYRGGDYKKALEYYQKILDEYPMSKYLPYALYSKGWSYYRLGFLEDSTSIFGDVVSLYPLDRVAVDSLFKIGENEYLSGRLEDAQNYLNSLIDKYPLSEKTADSYYLLGDISLKQKKYADSLVFLKRAISISPNAKWADLALFRTAQAYFSLGDFDESIKRFGICANRSSSSLIASNSLLWLAYCYEKKSMAEEALKLCDSINIKFPRTAVAAESRYVKARILCENSKLAQAEDVCLASIDKFLSAADTGKLHYQLGWIYLKENKAKDALAEFKIAVKNLESAVFTSSALCKIGDIYLDGGDYDNAANSFDDSLREYPDSPYADYAQYRLGDIFLTTKKYDLAILAYQSLLVNFPQTALKDKAMLKLGVAYLKNGLFAQAMAEFDRVVKLSPKWKDDTAYKFYMANILYNTGKYDEALEIFKTLSRGAANGDISLKSQYQIGWCYYRMNKDMEAVDSFSVFSKKYPGSELSPDALDQGASILLNAAENFEKWKMPDDAARMYKKLKELKQ is encoded by the coding sequence ATGGTAATAATGCTGTTTTTATTAGTTTCATCTTTCTGCTTTGCCCAGGGTGGGGAAGAGGCGGAATTTATATTCGCCAAGAAAGCGTTTAGCGACGGATTTTACGCTCTTGCGCAGGAAAACATAGAAGATTTTCTTGATAAATATCCTGAAACGCCGCGCGTATATGAAGTGCGGCTTCTTTTGGGGCGTTGCTTTTATTATCAGAATAATTTCAGGAGAGCCTCTTATGAATTTAATATTGTCCTGGATTCTCCTTCTGCCATCGCGTTGCAAGACGGCGCTTTGTACTGGATAGGCGACATATACTATAGAGGCGGTGATTATAAAAAGGCTCTTGAATATTATCAGAAGATATTGGATGAATATCCGATGTCGAAATATTTGCCATATGCTTTGTATTCCAAAGGGTGGTCTTATTACAGATTAGGATTTTTAGAAGACTCAACATCCATATTCGGCGATGTTGTATCGCTTTATCCTCTGGACAGAGTGGCCGTAGACTCGCTATTCAAGATAGGGGAAAATGAATACCTCTCGGGAAGGCTTGAAGACGCCCAAAACTATTTAAACAGTCTTATTGATAAATATCCTTTATCGGAGAAGACGGCTGACAGCTATTATCTGCTCGGTGATATAAGTTTAAAGCAGAAAAAATATGCCGATTCTTTGGTATTCTTAAAACGCGCCATCTCTATTTCACCCAATGCGAAATGGGCAGATCTCGCGTTATTCAGGACTGCCCAGGCCTATTTTAGTCTTGGAGATTTCGATGAAAGCATTAAAAGATTTGGGATATGCGCGAACCGATCATCAAGCTCCTTGATAGCAAGCAACTCATTGTTGTGGCTTGCGTACTGCTACGAAAAGAAGTCGATGGCGGAAGAGGCATTGAAATTATGCGATAGTATAAATATTAAATTTCCCAGGACGGCTGTAGCGGCGGAAAGCCGCTATGTTAAGGCCAGGATATTATGCGAAAATAGTAAGTTGGCCCAGGCCGAAGATGTTTGCTTAGCAAGCATAGATAAATTTTTATCTGCGGCGGACACAGGGAAACTTCATTACCAGTTAGGCTGGATATATCTTAAAGAGAATAAGGCCAAAGACGCGCTCGCAGAATTTAAGATAGCGGTCAAAAATCTCGAGAGCGCCGTATTTACCTCAAGCGCTTTATGCAAAATAGGCGATATATACCTCGATGGCGGCGACTATGACAATGCGGCAAACTCCTTCGATGATTCTTTGAGGGAGTATCCCGACAGCCCATATGCGGACTATGCCCAATATCGTCTCGGCGATATATTTTTAACCACAAAAAAATACGACCTCGCTATATTGGCCTATCAGAGCTTATTGGTGAATTTTCCCCAGACGGCGCTGAAAGATAAAGCTATGCTAAAATTGGGAGTCGCTTATTTAAAAAATGGACTTTTCGCGCAGGCCATGGCCGAATTTGACAGGGTGGTAAAATTATCGCCTAAATGGAAAGACGACACGGCTTATAAATTTTATATGGCAAATATTCTATACAATACCGGTAAATATGACGAAGCGCTTGAAATTTTTAAGACGCTGTCCAGGGGTGCCGCCAACGGCGATATTTCACTAAAGTCCCAGTATCAGATCGGCTGGTGTTATTATAGAATGAATAAAGATATGGAAGCAGTGGATTCTTTCAGCGTTTTTTCCAAAAAATATCCGGGCTCTGAGTTAAGTCCTGACGCGCTGGACCAGGGCGCGTCGATATTGCTGAATGCCGCAGAGAATTTCGAGAAATGGAAGATGCCGGACGATGCGGCAAGAATGTATAAGAAACTAAAAGAACTGAAACAGTAA
- the uvrA gene encoding excinuclease ABC subunit UvrA: MIKDSIVIKGAKEHNLKNIDLEIPRQKLVVITGLSGSGKSSLAFDTIYAEGQRRYVESLSSYARQFLEQLQKPDVEYIEGLSPAISIEQRTAGSNPRSTVGTQTEIYDYLRLLYARIGVAHCPKCKKPITRQTSQEIVDHILKLPEGTKTLVLAPLVRGRKGEHKDLFQKAKKDGFIRVRVDGDVMELEDKISLDKKRAHTIEIVVDRLVLKGDIRKRLTDSVETALEVGKDLAIVSVESADKKKDILFSGLYACVDCGISLGEIAPRIFSFNSPYGACPVCDGLGNKMEIDPELVISDKSKPVISAVDAWRRGGKGLYLYYRRRLRSLAHKYGFDVETPFKDLPKDIKKLVLFGQPGGEWGSFEGVVPNLERRFRETESEFIKTEINKYMSVQPCPECNGMRLKKESLAVTIQNKNIAEVSDLSIKELKKFLVGLELNETQKIIAHQVLKEITARLQFMINVGLDYLTLDRRSFTLSGGEAQRIRLATQIGSGLVGVVYILDEPSIGLHQKDNSKLLDTLITLRDLGNTLIVVEHDEATMRKADHIIDLGPGAGEHGGRVLVSGTLEDVLESKESLTGQYLRGQLKIGIPDKRRSYAKAKRLKIIGATEHNLKDIDVEIPLGLFVCITGVSGSGKSTLVDDILYRSLAKKFYRAKEKPGAHKKIEGIDSIDKVIVIDQSPIGRTPRSNPATYTGAFSPIRDLFSRIPDAKVRGYKPGRFSFNVKGGRCEACMGDGIKKIEMHFLPDIYVQCEVCKGKRFNDATLNVKYKGRSIADALGMSIEEALELFANIPSVRNKLKTLYDVGLGYVRLGQSATTLSGGEAQRIKLAAELSKTSTGRTFYILDEPTTGLHFADIDKLLNVLHALVKQGNTVLVIEHNLDVIKTADYIIDLGPEGGDEGGEIVAEGTPEDIVANKRSYTGQYLKEALA; this comes from the coding sequence ATGATAAAAGATTCCATAGTAATAAAAGGCGCGAAAGAGCACAATCTAAAGAATATAGACCTCGAAATTCCTCGCCAAAAACTGGTCGTCATCACCGGCCTGTCGGGCTCCGGCAAATCCAGTCTCGCGTTCGATACCATATATGCCGAAGGGCAGCGCAGATATGTTGAGAGCCTGTCAAGTTACGCAAGGCAATTCCTCGAGCAGCTCCAAAAGCCGGATGTTGAATATATAGAAGGCTTGTCCCCGGCAATAAGTATTGAGCAGAGGACAGCGGGCTCAAATCCTCGTTCTACCGTTGGAACCCAGACAGAGATATATGACTACCTAAGGCTGCTCTATGCCCGCATAGGAGTCGCGCATTGTCCCAAATGTAAAAAGCCGATAACCAGACAGACTTCCCAGGAGATAGTGGATCATATATTGAAATTACCCGAGGGCACAAAGACGCTTGTGTTGGCACCGCTGGTAAGAGGTAGAAAGGGCGAACACAAGGACTTATTCCAAAAAGCAAAGAAAGACGGATTTATAAGGGTCAGGGTCGATGGCGACGTAATGGAGCTCGAAGACAAGATCTCGCTCGACAAGAAGAGGGCGCATACAATAGAGATAGTAGTGGACCGGCTTGTATTAAAAGGCGATATCCGTAAACGCCTTACCGATTCCGTGGAAACGGCGCTCGAGGTAGGAAAAGACCTGGCAATTGTAAGCGTAGAGTCGGCCGACAAAAAGAAGGATATCCTTTTCAGCGGACTTTATGCCTGTGTAGATTGCGGTATAAGCTTAGGAGAGATAGCTCCAAGGATATTCTCATTTAATTCTCCGTATGGGGCATGTCCTGTCTGTGACGGCCTCGGCAATAAGATGGAGATAGATCCAGAACTTGTCATATCGGACAAGTCGAAGCCTGTCATAAGCGCGGTCGACGCCTGGAGGCGCGGCGGCAAGGGGCTTTATCTATACTACAGAAGGCGCTTACGCTCTCTTGCCCATAAATATGGATTCGATGTGGAAACTCCGTTTAAAGACCTGCCGAAAGATATTAAAAAATTGGTGTTATTCGGCCAGCCGGGTGGAGAATGGGGATCATTCGAAGGTGTCGTACCTAATCTTGAGCGGCGTTTCCGTGAGACCGAAAGCGAATTTATAAAAACCGAAATAAATAAATATATGTCTGTTCAGCCCTGTCCCGAATGCAACGGCATGCGGCTTAAAAAAGAGAGTCTCGCGGTCACCATACAAAATAAAAATATCGCCGAGGTCTCGGATCTGTCGATAAAAGAGCTGAAGAAATTTCTGGTAGGGTTAGAATTGAATGAAACCCAGAAAATAATAGCTCATCAGGTTTTAAAAGAGATAACCGCGCGTTTACAATTTATGATAAATGTTGGATTAGATTATCTTACGCTCGACAGGCGCAGCTTCACGCTTTCCGGAGGAGAAGCGCAGCGCATAAGGCTCGCTACGCAAATAGGTTCCGGGCTTGTGGGGGTGGTATATATTTTGGATGAACCGAGTATAGGGCTGCATCAAAAGGATAATTCAAAATTACTCGATACACTTATCACGCTAAGAGATCTTGGTAATACCCTGATAGTCGTGGAGCATGATGAGGCTACCATGCGGAAAGCCGATCACATAATAGACTTGGGGCCGGGAGCCGGTGAGCACGGGGGCAGGGTGCTGGTAAGCGGGACTTTGGAAGACGTTCTCGAGTCAAAAGAATCGCTGACGGGGCAATATTTGAGAGGGCAGCTGAAGATAGGGATACCCGACAAAAGAAGATCGTATGCTAAAGCCAAAAGATTAAAGATAATAGGCGCCACGGAGCACAATCTCAAAGATATAGACGTCGAAATACCTCTCGGGTTGTTTGTATGTATTACGGGCGTGTCCGGTTCAGGCAAGAGCACGCTTGTGGACGATATATTATACAGATCGCTTGCAAAAAAATTCTACAGAGCCAAGGAAAAGCCGGGCGCGCATAAAAAGATAGAGGGTATCGATTCCATAGACAAGGTCATTGTGATAGACCAGTCGCCTATAGGAAGAACGCCGCGCTCCAATCCCGCGACATATACGGGGGCCTTTTCTCCGATAAGGGATCTATTCTCCAGGATTCCCGACGCTAAAGTACGCGGTTATAAGCCCGGCAGGTTCAGTTTTAATGTGAAGGGCGGGCGCTGTGAGGCCTGTATGGGTGACGGCATAAAGAAGATAGAGATGCATTTTTTACCGGATATATATGTACAATGCGAAGTGTGCAAAGGAAAAAGATTTAATGACGCGACGTTAAATGTAAAATACAAGGGCAGGTCCATAGCCGACGCGCTTGGTATGTCTATAGAAGAGGCGTTGGAATTGTTCGCGAATATCCCTTCGGTAAGGAATAAGTTAAAGACGCTTTACGATGTCGGCTTAGGATATGTGAGATTGGGACAGTCGGCAACGACTCTTTCAGGAGGAGAGGCACAGAGGATAAAACTCGCGGCAGAGCTTTCAAAAACTTCTACCGGAAGGACTTTCTATATACTCGATGAACCTACGACAGGACTGCACTTCGCAGATATAGATAAACTCTTAAATGTTCTGCATGCTCTTGTAAAACAGGGCAATACAGTGCTCGTTATAGAGCATAATCTGGATGTCATAAAGACCGCGGACTACATAATAGATCTTGGGCCGGAGGGCGGAGATGAAGGCGGCGAAATCGTGGCTGAAGGCACACCTGAAGATATTGTAGCGAATAAAAGATCTTATACGGGACAGTATTTGAAAGAGGCATTAGCGTGA
- a CDS encoding ATP-binding protein has translation MRNLTKTGAYISNRIGRAIADYNLIEDKDRILVAVSGGKDSLSMLKLLNERRKWAPVDYKLFAAHIETDFRCAGCVHTQELKKLFESYDIPYRFEKIKVKDKKKATSCFWCSWNRRKALFTLAEKTGCTKIAFGHHQDDIIETLLLNMFYHGEFSAMNPRQELFKGKIVIIRPLCYVGEDVIKKFAKESKFPSQLCRCPNAQTSKRRVMKDFISKIEKDCTYAKLNLFKTIGRVNKEYIQIKEVK, from the coding sequence ATGAGAAATTTAACAAAGACAGGCGCATACATATCCAACAGAATAGGCAGGGCGATCGCCGATTACAACCTGATAGAAGACAAAGATAGGATACTTGTGGCCGTATCGGGAGGTAAAGACAGCTTATCGATGCTGAAGCTATTGAATGAAAGGCGAAAGTGGGCACCTGTAGATTATAAGTTATTTGCGGCGCACATAGAAACTGATTTCAGATGCGCGGGATGTGTGCATACCCAGGAATTAAAGAAGTTATTCGAAAGCTATGACATCCCTTATCGTTTTGAGAAGATAAAAGTTAAAGATAAGAAGAAAGCCACCTCATGTTTTTGGTGCTCATGGAACAGGCGCAAGGCGCTCTTTACGCTCGCCGAGAAGACCGGCTGCACAAAGATAGCTTTTGGTCATCATCAGGACGACATAATAGAGACGCTTCTCTTAAATATGTTTTATCACGGCGAGTTCTCCGCGATGAATCCAAGGCAGGAATTATTTAAAGGTAAGATAGTGATAATAAGGCCGCTGTGCTATGTAGGAGAGGATGTAATAAAAAAGTTTGCCAAAGAATCAAAATTTCCCAGCCAGCTATGCAGATGTCCGAACGCGCAGACATCTAAAAGGCGCGTGATGAAAGATTTTATAAGTAAGATTGAAAAAGATTGTACTTACGCGAAGCTGAACTTATTCAAGACCATAGGACGTGTTAACAAAGAGTATATACAGATAAAGGAAGTTAAATAA
- a CDS encoding aspartate dehydrogenase — protein MNKIKVGIVGCGTIGSELAFACQSALKNSLSLVGICDKDGKKSASLKKSLKGNIPVLELDGIIKKADLVVEAASASVSADILKKTIKHGKDILIMSVGGLLGNEGLLVSAAKAGIKVYLPSGALSGIDGLKSASAGKLESVVLTTRKPVKGLEGAPYLREKNIKLSDIKNETVIFDGNANEAIKGFPQNVNVCAVLSLAGIGADKTRVRIVTSPDYTKNVHEVEITGDFGKISTRTESVPSKSNPKTSYLAALSAIATLGGVAKSVQVGT, from the coding sequence ATGAATAAAATAAAAGTTGGGATAGTCGGATGCGGAACAATAGGAAGCGAATTGGCTTTCGCTTGCCAATCCGCGCTTAAGAACAGCTTAAGTCTTGTAGGAATATGTGATAAGGACGGCAAAAAATCCGCTTCGTTAAAAAAATCACTAAAAGGCAATATTCCTGTTCTTGAACTCGACGGAATTATCAAGAAGGCGGATCTCGTAGTTGAGGCGGCAAGCGCGTCGGTCTCCGCAGATATATTGAAAAAAACAATAAAACACGGCAAGGATATATTGATAATGAGCGTAGGCGGGCTTCTTGGCAATGAAGGTTTATTGGTAAGCGCGGCCAAGGCGGGTATAAAGGTATATTTGCCCAGCGGAGCCTTAAGCGGCATAGACGGGTTGAAATCCGCTTCGGCGGGAAAATTGGAATCCGTCGTACTGACTACGCGAAAGCCCGTTAAAGGGCTTGAGGGCGCCCCATACCTTAGAGAGAAAAATATAAAGCTATCCGATATAAAAAATGAAACAGTAATATTCGACGGCAACGCAAATGAAGCGATAAAGGGTTTCCCGCAGAACGTTAACGTATGCGCTGTGTTGAGCCTTGCCGGTATCGGCGCGGATAAGACGCGCGTGCGCATAGTGACATCGCCCGATTATACAAAAAATGTTCATGAAGTTGAGATAACCGGTGATTTTGGGAAAATCTCGACGAGAACAGAGAGCGTACCGTCGAAATCTAATCCTAAAACAAGTTATCTCGCGGCGCTCTCGGCCATTGCAACGCTGGGAGGAGTCGCTAAAAGCGTGCAGGTTGGAACTTAA
- the nadA gene encoding quinolinate synthase NadA → MPTQYQDHDDIKYNQDLKEKIAKLKKDRNAVIIAHNYQRDEIQEIADISGDSLALAQAAVRTDAEVIVFCGVHFMAESAAILNPGKKVLIPVLEAGCPLADMITPEKLRAKRKQYPDAAVVCYVNTSAEVKAESDIACTSSNAVEVVKSLKEKQIIFVPDKNLGRYVQSQVPEKDIILWEGFCPTHMRLQEEDVIRTKKEHPAAEVIAHPECNPEVLALSDHICSTGGMFKYVRQSKSEEFIIATESGMLYKLQKENPDKKFYLPTQNLVCANMKLITLGWVAHSLEKLVYEVKVSDEIRDKALKTLDRMLRVTGEHKGAAIAGY, encoded by the coding sequence ATGCCCACACAATATCAGGATCACGACGACATAAAGTATAACCAGGACCTCAAAGAGAAGATAGCGAAGCTGAAGAAGGATAGGAACGCCGTCATAATAGCCCACAACTATCAGCGCGATGAGATCCAGGAGATAGCCGATATAAGCGGTGATTCGCTGGCGCTTGCCCAGGCGGCGGTAAGGACCGACGCGGAAGTGATAGTCTTTTGCGGTGTGCATTTTATGGCGGAAAGCGCGGCTATATTGAATCCGGGCAAGAAGGTCCTGATACCGGTCCTAGAAGCGGGATGTCCTCTCGCCGATATGATAACCCCGGAAAAATTGCGCGCGAAGAGAAAACAATATCCGGATGCGGCCGTAGTTTGTTATGTTAATACAAGTGCTGAAGTAAAAGCCGAAAGCGATATTGCCTGCACGTCAAGTAACGCGGTAGAAGTTGTTAAATCGCTTAAAGAGAAACAGATAATATTTGTTCCGGACAAAAATCTCGGCCGCTACGTCCAGAGCCAGGTTCCGGAAAAAGATATAATATTATGGGAAGGCTTCTGCCCGACGCATATGAGACTCCAGGAGGAAGATGTAATAAGAACAAAGAAGGAGCATCCCGCGGCGGAGGTTATCGCTCATCCCGAATGTAATCCCGAAGTCCTGGCATTATCTGACCATATATGCTCTACGGGCGGGATGTTCAAGTATGTCAGGCAATCAAAATCAGAAGAATTTATTATAGCCACCGAATCCGGTATGTTGTATAAACTGCAGAAAGAGAACCCGGATAAGAAATTTTACTTGCCGACGCAGAATCTCGTCTGCGCTAATATGAAACTTATAACATTGGGATGGGTCGCGCACAGCCTCGAAAAACTCGTGTACGAGGTTAAAGTATCGGATGAAATAAGAGATAAGGCGCTGAAAACTCTCGACAGGATGTTGCGTGTTACCGGAGAACATAAGGGCGCGGCGATAGCGGGATATTAA
- the panC gene encoding pantoate--beta-alanine ligase: MKTIENISRMSTFVKMMKKEGKSIGFVPTMGYLHEGHTSLVKAAKKHTDVVVMSIFINPMQFGPKEDFEKYPRDLRHDEGLARDAGVDVIFYPSLKDMYPEGYATYVTVEKLTDTLCGESRPGHFKGVATVVTKLFNIVRPDVAYFGQKDMQQALMIKKMASDLNMGVDVKIMPIVREKDGLAMSSRNMYLSVTERKDAIVLHQSLKQVENLVKQGERDPKKIIRVIEDMITQKSAAKIDYIKAVDTKELKDLKVISGEIMVALAVFFGQTRLIDNAIITVK, encoded by the coding sequence ATGAAGACTATAGAAAATATTTCGCGAATGTCCACATTCGTGAAGATGATGAAGAAAGAAGGCAAGTCTATCGGTTTTGTCCCCACCATGGGATATCTTCACGAAGGCCACACCAGCCTTGTAAAAGCCGCTAAAAAACATACCGATGTAGTTGTGATGAGTATATTCATAAACCCCATGCAGTTTGGCCCAAAAGAAGATTTTGAAAAATATCCGAGAGACTTAAGGCATGATGAAGGGTTGGCCCGAGACGCGGGTGTAGATGTAATATTTTACCCCTCATTAAAAGATATGTATCCCGAAGGTTATGCCACCTATGTTACCGTAGAGAAATTGACCGACACTCTATGCGGCGAGTCAAGGCCGGGACATTTTAAAGGCGTAGCGACCGTTGTCACAAAATTATTTAACATAGTCAGGCCGGATGTCGCTTATTTCGGCCAGAAAGATATGCAGCAGGCGCTGATGATAAAGAAGATGGCTTCGGATCTCAATATGGGTGTAGACGTTAAGATAATGCCTATAGTAAGAGAAAAAGACGGCCTCGCGATGAGTTCAAGGAATATGTATCTATCCGTTACGGAGAGAAAGGACGCTATAGTGCTGCACCAATCACTTAAACAGGTCGAGAACCTTGTAAAGCAGGGCGAGAGAGATCCAAAAAAGATCATCAGGGTTATCGAAGATATGATAACGCAAAAATCGGCCGCGAAGATAGATTATATAAAAGCCGTTGATACTAAAGAGCTTAAGGATTTAAAAGTAATTTCAGGCGAGATAATGGTAGCTCTTGCCGTCTTTTTCGGACAGACAAGGCTGATAGATAACGCTATAATAACGGTAAAATAG
- the folK gene encoding 2-amino-4-hydroxy-6-hydroxymethyldihydropteridine diphosphokinase translates to MVKCYIAVGSNLGDRLKYITKAIEALKDNESIRVLRSSTIYETAPVSDIPQGKFLNGVIEVDTILGARPLLRVLNSIEEKLGRKRIAKNTPRTIDLDILYYGDENISEEGLTVPHPRIKEREFVLRGLRELGKA, encoded by the coding sequence ATGGTTAAATGCTACATAGCGGTTGGCTCAAATCTTGGCGATAGGCTTAAATACATTACAAAAGCCATTGAAGCGTTAAAGGATAATGAATCGATAAGAGTATTAAGAAGCTCGACGATATATGAGACTGCCCCTGTCAGCGATATCCCGCAGGGTAAATTTTTAAACGGCGTGATAGAGGTAGATACAATTCTTGGGGCAAGGCCTTTATTAAGAGTGTTAAATAGCATAGAAGAAAAGTTGGGCCGCAAAAGGATAGCTAAGAATACGCCACGCACGATAGATCTGGATATTCTCTATTACGGCGATGAAAATATCAGCGAAGAGGGGCTCACGGTACCACATCCTCGGATAAAAGAGCGTGAGTTTGTTTTGAGGGGATTAAGAGAATTAGGTAAAGCTTAG
- a CDS encoding LL-diaminopimelate aminotransferase, protein MNFEKSDRLKRLPPYLFVEIDKAKKKAREEGRDIIDLGVGDPDIPTPKFVINALNKAVRDPSTHRYSLDQGIPEFRNSAAKWLKKRFGITMDADKEVYPLIGSKEGIAHIPLAFINPGDAVLVPDPCYPPYRSGTIFAGGEVIYMPLLEKNKFLPDLRAINHHQLHKVKMIFINYPNNPTSAVCDKSFLKDVVEFAAKHNIIICCDAAYSEMTFDGYRAPSIFEIDGAKDVAVEFHSLSKTFNMTGWRIGFACGNAQIIEGLAKVKSNIDSGIFSAIQRAGAAALDNYDKHIKRAVKIYQDRRDILVEGLNSIGLKVEKPKATFYVWTKVPPRYTSATFAKALLENCDIIATPGNGFGDHGEGYVRFAVTVDKKRIREAVDRIKKKLI, encoded by the coding sequence GTGAATTTTGAGAAGTCGGATAGGTTGAAGAGGCTGCCGCCGTATCTATTTGTAGAGATAGACAAGGCGAAGAAGAAGGCTCGTGAAGAAGGGCGTGATATTATCGATTTGGGTGTAGGGGATCCGGATATTCCCACGCCAAAATTTGTTATAAACGCGCTCAATAAGGCTGTGCGCGATCCCTCGACGCATAGATACTCGCTCGACCAGGGCATACCTGAATTCAGAAATTCCGCGGCGAAGTGGCTGAAGAAAAGATTCGGCATAACCATGGACGCCGATAAGGAAGTCTATCCTCTTATAGGCTCGAAAGAAGGTATCGCTCATATACCGCTTGCCTTTATCAATCCCGGCGACGCCGTATTGGTACCGGATCCATGTTACCCTCCGTATAGGTCAGGGACGATATTTGCCGGCGGCGAAGTTATATATATGCCGCTATTAGAAAAGAATAAGTTTCTTCCTGACTTAAGAGCGATAAATCATCACCAGCTGCATAAAGTAAAGATGATCTTTATAAATTACCCGAATAATCCCACATCGGCTGTATGCGATAAAAGTTTCTTAAAAGACGTTGTAGAATTTGCCGCAAAGCACAACATTATAATATGCTGCGACGCAGCGTATTCGGAAATGACATTTGATGGCTATAGGGCCCCAAGCATATTTGAGATAGACGGCGCCAAAGATGTCGCGGTGGAGTTCCATTCACTTTCCAAGACATTTAATATGACAGGCTGGCGCATAGGTTTCGCGTGCGGTAACGCCCAAATCATAGAAGGCCTCGCTAAAGTGAAGTCGAACATCGATTCCGGAATATTCTCCGCTATACAGCGCGCGGGAGCCGCGGCTTTAGATAATTACGATAAGCACATAAAGAGAGCGGTAAAGATATATCAGGACAGGCGCGATATTCTCGTCGAAGGCCTTAACTCCATAGGGCTTAAAGTAGAGAAGCCCAAGGCAACATTCTATGTATGGACGAAAGTTCCGCCGCGTTATACATCGGCCACTTTCGCGAAAGCTCTTTTAGAAAATTGCGATATTATAGCGACGCCCGGAAATGGTTTCGGCGATCATGGCGAAGGATATGTCAGATTCGCGGTAACTGTCGATAAGAAGCGCATCAGGGAAGCGGTAGATCGCATAAAGAAAAAACTTATTTAA